In Chryseobacterium oranimense, a single window of DNA contains:
- a CDS encoding 5-formyltetrahydrofolate cyclo-ligase yields the protein MLKAELRKEYMQKRKALSTDEAFLLSEKILTNFLAYFKPEKGQKVHIFMPIKKFKEIDTEIFIDALLKANIRVFVPKVVKDTLISVEINKDAVFETSIWGISEPLSNEDSQELHFDYVITPLLYCDHKGNRIGYGKGFYDTFFQSISASSKKIGVNYFSPDETIDDVWENDIPLDYLVTPTEVLSFFNGSE from the coding sequence ATGTTGAAAGCTGAGCTTAGAAAAGAATATATGCAAAAAAGAAAAGCCTTGTCAACTGATGAGGCTTTCCTGTTATCTGAAAAGATCCTGACTAACTTCCTGGCATATTTTAAACCTGAAAAAGGGCAGAAGGTTCATATTTTTATGCCCATAAAAAAGTTTAAGGAAATTGACACAGAAATTTTTATTGATGCTCTTTTAAAGGCAAATATTCGTGTTTTCGTACCTAAAGTTGTTAAAGATACCCTGATTTCAGTAGAGATCAATAAGGATGCCGTATTTGAGACCAGCATCTGGGGCATTTCAGAACCTTTATCCAACGAAGATTCGCAGGAACTGCATTTTGATTATGTGATCACGCCATTGCTTTACTGTGATCATAAAGGAAACAGGATTGGCTATGGGAAAGGTTTTTATGACACTTTCTTTCAAAGCATTTCCGCTTCATCCAAAAAAATTGGGGTCAATTATTTTAGTCCTGATGAAACAATCGATGATGTCTGGGAAAATGATATCCCTTTAGATTATTTGGTTACGCCTACAGAAGTGCTATCTTTCTTTAACGGATCGGAATAG
- a CDS encoding rhodanese-related sulfurtransferase, with amino-acid sequence MQLYNTLSAEERAQLIDEAGKERLTLSFYAYAKIEDPKKFRDELFIAWNALDALGRIYVAHEGINAQMSVPADQFEAFRDTLEAYNFMKGIRLNVAVEQDNHSFLKLTIKVRHKIVADGLNDDSFDVTNKGVHLKAQEFNNMLEDPNTIVVDFRNHYESEVGHFEGAITPDVENFRESLPIINEQLQDFKEDKNLLMYCTGGIRCEKASAYFKHQGFKNVYQLEGGIIEYTRQIKEEGIKSKFIGKNFVFDHRLGERITDDIISQCHQCGKPCDNHTNCANDACHLLFIQCDECKAAMENCCSTECLEIIHLPLEEQLNLRKGLQVGNKVFRKGKSDALKFKNSGDLPAKPLAKAETNNIRQKIAVKKVLLGKAEHYYSKSKIAQFLIENKELSVGDKVLISGPTTGEQEVTITEIYANGGPCETARVGDQITFELPFRVRLSDKLYKILQPENV; translated from the coding sequence ATGCAACTGTATAACACCTTAAGCGCAGAAGAAAGAGCTCAGCTTATTGATGAAGCCGGTAAGGAACGCCTTACATTGTCTTTCTATGCGTATGCCAAAATTGAAGATCCCAAAAAATTTCGCGACGAATTATTTATAGCCTGGAATGCCCTTGATGCGCTTGGCCGTATCTATGTTGCTCATGAAGGAATTAATGCCCAAATGAGTGTTCCTGCAGATCAGTTTGAGGCTTTTCGGGATACGCTGGAGGCTTATAACTTTATGAAGGGAATCCGTTTGAATGTAGCGGTTGAGCAAGACAATCACTCTTTTTTAAAACTGACCATAAAAGTAAGACACAAAATTGTTGCTGACGGACTGAATGACGATTCTTTTGATGTAACCAATAAAGGAGTTCATTTAAAGGCACAGGAATTTAATAATATGCTTGAAGATCCTAACACGATTGTAGTGGATTTCAGAAATCATTATGAAAGTGAAGTAGGACACTTTGAAGGAGCCATCACTCCTGATGTAGAAAATTTCAGGGAAAGTCTGCCAATTATCAATGAACAGCTGCAGGATTTTAAAGAAGATAAGAACCTGTTGATGTATTGTACAGGGGGAATCCGTTGTGAAAAAGCCAGCGCATATTTCAAACATCAAGGTTTCAAAAATGTTTACCAGCTGGAAGGCGGAATCATTGAATATACCCGTCAGATAAAAGAAGAAGGTATAAAGAGTAAATTTATTGGAAAGAATTTTGTGTTTGATCACCGTTTGGGAGAGAGAATTACAGATGATATTATTTCCCAGTGCCACCAGTGTGGAAAGCCTTGTGATAACCATACCAATTGTGCCAATGATGCCTGTCATTTACTGTTCATACAATGTGATGAATGTAAAGCAGCTATGGAAAACTGCTGTTCCACAGAATGTCTGGAAATAATACATTTACCTTTAGAAGAGCAGTTAAACCTAAGAAAAGGATTACAGGTTGGTAATAAAGTCTTCAGAAAAGGAAAATCTGATGCTTTGAAATTTAAAAACTCAGGAGATTTACCCGCTAAGCCTTTGGCAAAAGCTGAAACCAATAATATCCGTCAAAAAATAGCTGTCAAAAAAGTACTGCTCGGAAAGGCGGAACACTATTATTCAAAATCAAAAATTGCCCAGTTCTTAATTGAAAATAAAGAGCTTTCAGTAGGTGATAAAGTCCTGATTTCCGGACCTACAACCGGTGAGCAGGAAGTTACCATTACAGAAATTTATGCCAACGGAGGTCCTTGCGAAACGGCAAGAGTGGGAGATCAGATTACTTTTGAGCTTCCGTTCAGAGTTCGTTTATCGGATAAACTATATAAAATATTGCAGCCTGAAAACGTTTAA
- a CDS encoding trypsin-like peptidase domain-containing protein translates to MKSTLKKLLPFAVVGVVSGATTVGTIQYFGQHSNNGDQSYFTAAAPNASFVGMNTGAVGDDFVKASKTTVPAVVTIKNYQSRSTSRASEQDLFDFFFGDPFGGGGRGQQRQKQQAPDNMPSGMGSGVIISPDGYIISNNHVVAGANKLEVVLSNKKSYIATLVGTDPNTDISLLKIEEKGLPYLNFANSDNIEVGQWVLAVGNPLGLNSTVTAGIVSAKGRGIGILGGQGKATNPIESFIQTDAAINPGNSGGALVNVNGDLIGINSAIQSTTGYYQGYGFAVPSNLARKIVEDIKKFGIVQRGFLGVSSLDLSNDQQVAAYNQQFKTSIKAGTGVYVTGFGDNSGAEDAGLKKGDIITKIDTYDITDFADLSMSIGSKRPGDKVQVTYLRNGKENTTTVTLKDQKGGTSTRTKADLSVSEKIGADFDPLSDKFKTEYGLNSGVVAKNVSEGSEMAKIGIVDNYIIIEVNGKPVNSQKDVEKILDKYQGNVQVKFVDDYGRIYTKGFKMP, encoded by the coding sequence ATGAAGAGTACTTTAAAAAAACTATTACCATTTGCAGTAGTGGGAGTTGTCTCAGGAGCTACTACCGTTGGGACAATACAATATTTCGGTCAACATTCCAATAACGGCGATCAGTCTTATTTTACAGCTGCCGCACCTAATGCATCATTCGTAGGAATGAATACGGGAGCTGTAGGTGACGATTTCGTAAAAGCATCGAAAACAACAGTTCCGGCTGTAGTTACCATTAAAAATTATCAGAGCAGATCAACAAGCAGAGCTTCAGAGCAGGATCTTTTTGATTTCTTCTTCGGAGATCCTTTCGGAGGAGGAGGAAGAGGACAGCAGAGACAGAAGCAACAGGCACCGGACAATATGCCTTCAGGAATGGGTTCCGGAGTGATCATTTCTCCGGACGGATACATTATATCTAACAATCACGTTGTAGCAGGAGCCAACAAGCTGGAAGTTGTTTTAAGCAACAAGAAATCCTATATCGCAACGCTGGTAGGAACAGATCCAAATACTGATATCTCTTTATTGAAGATTGAAGAAAAAGGACTTCCTTATTTAAATTTTGCCAATTCAGATAATATTGAAGTGGGACAATGGGTCCTTGCAGTAGGAAACCCGCTTGGATTAAATTCTACGGTTACGGCGGGAATTGTTTCTGCCAAAGGCAGAGGAATCGGAATTCTTGGAGGTCAGGGAAAAGCAACCAACCCGATTGAAAGCTTTATCCAGACCGATGCAGCTATCAACCCTGGGAACTCTGGAGGCGCGCTGGTTAACGTAAACGGAGACCTTATCGGAATCAACTCTGCGATCCAGTCTACTACAGGATATTATCAGGGATATGGTTTTGCGGTTCCTTCCAATCTGGCAAGAAAGATTGTTGAGGATATCAAGAAATTCGGAATTGTACAGAGAGGATTCTTAGGAGTATCATCACTAGACCTTTCCAATGACCAGCAGGTAGCTGCGTACAACCAGCAGTTTAAAACCAGCATCAAAGCAGGAACGGGAGTTTATGTAACCGGATTCGGTGATAACAGCGGTGCAGAAGATGCAGGATTGAAAAAAGGCGATATCATCACCAAAATAGATACTTATGATATTACTGATTTTGCAGACCTTTCCATGTCTATCGGAAGCAAACGCCCTGGTGATAAAGTTCAGGTAACCTATTTAAGAAACGGTAAGGAAAATACCACTACAGTAACCCTGAAAGACCAGAAAGGAGGAACTTCAACAAGAACAAAAGCTGATCTGAGCGTCTCTGAAAAAATAGGAGCAGATTTTGATCCGCTTAGTGACAAATTCAAAACAGAATACGGGCTGAACAGCGGTGTTGTTGCTAAAAATGTAAGCGAAGGGAGCGAAATGGCCAAGATCGGAATTGTAGACAATTATATCATTATAGAAGTGAATGGCAAACCTGTCAATTCGCAGAAAGATGTAGAGAAAATCCTTGATAAATACCAGGGTAATGTACAGGTGAAATTTGTAGATGATTACGGAAGAATTTATACCAAAGGATTCAAAATGCCTTAA
- a CDS encoding RidA family protein — protein MKQIINTVNAPAAIGPYSQANLANGVLYISGQIPVDPATGKLVEGIEKETHQVMKNLEAILTEAGLTFKNVVKATIFLKSMDDFAVMNDIYASYLDADSYPARETVQVSCLPKNVDIEISMIAHQD, from the coding sequence ATGAAACAAATAATTAACACAGTTAACGCACCTGCTGCAATCGGGCCTTATTCACAAGCTAATCTGGCTAACGGAGTTTTATACATTTCCGGACAGATCCCTGTAGATCCTGCAACTGGCAAACTGGTAGAGGGAATTGAGAAGGAAACACATCAGGTAATGAAAAACCTTGAAGCGATTCTGACGGAAGCCGGATTAACCTTCAAAAATGTAGTGAAAGCTACCATCTTCCTTAAAAGCATGGATGATTTTGCAGTAATGAATGATATTTATGCTTCATATCTTGACGCAGACAGCTATCCGGCCCGCGAAACAGTACAGGTTTCCTGCCTGCCTAAGAATGTTGATATCGAAATTTCTATGATTGCACATCAGGATTAA
- a CDS encoding putative LPS assembly protein LptD, with translation MAKTVLKNILQILIILIFNNFLAQKTPEKLPKNAVNDTISKKDTIVVKKEALDDVLRTKADDQRRDVPKKMTFLNKNAQVKYQDMQIDADYISIDDNKNLIYARGKQDSLGKIIEPVITTQAGKKYETNEFSYNTKTKQAIAFNARTEESEGVITAQKTKKYNDSVFAMRNADYTTDEYYIKKKDTAADYFMRASNIKLIKTKNKSQIVTGPIQMYIEKVPTPLILPFAILPFSEKRAAGILIPSFGEREDVGFFLNGLGYYQPIGEHFDLKILADIYTKGSWNLRPQMNYLKKYRYSGTFTADVGTMVRGIKGLDDYTKNSTYRIAWTHTQDTKANPFLTFSASVDVVSTKFYNNPLNNNYIFNQNVLNTQQSSAVTVTKRFLKLPATITGTASYSQNFATGLADLRLPQLNVAINQFYLFKSKTGVRQGLLENITVNTGFNLTNFVTTQENELFTKAMWDKMQTGLKNNIALGTNTTVAKYFTFSLNATVDNALTTKTLKKYYDPVKNADVDEIQKNIAGYSTFSTSASLQTTLYGMLKFKKGSAVEAVRHMMTPSLSFTYSPDFSSPGFGYYRNYYNAEGALTPYSIFEKGIVGSPSSGVVGALGFNIGNNIEMKVKSKSDSTGVKKIKIFESLNLSGNYNFAAKDHPWSVFSINGQSSFFNNKLNVNTSLSLEPYKIVFEPGATQGIRTEQFGHFSVQGFNVQLSYPLSSELFGEKTDYAKKYPSKGEIRNENYYFDDDNYAHFDQAWTLNINANYAYSKGLSALGTKIASIGLDGSIKLTPYWNINGSTHFDLVTKDLAYTRIGFSRDQRSFTINFNWVPFGQYKVYDFFIGIKANILSDALKYKDRSFTQPGAPF, from the coding sequence TTGGCCAAAACCGTCCTCAAAAATATATTACAAATTTTAATTATCCTAATTTTTAACAATTTTTTAGCACAGAAAACGCCTGAGAAATTGCCTAAAAATGCGGTTAATGATACTATTTCCAAAAAGGATACCATTGTAGTAAAAAAGGAAGCTTTAGATGATGTTCTCCGCACAAAAGCAGATGACCAGCGAAGAGATGTTCCGAAGAAAATGACATTCCTGAATAAAAATGCCCAGGTAAAATACCAGGACATGCAGATCGATGCAGATTATATTTCTATCGATGATAACAAAAATCTCATCTATGCGCGAGGGAAACAGGACTCCTTAGGCAAGATTATTGAACCTGTAATTACCACTCAGGCCGGTAAAAAGTATGAAACCAACGAGTTCAGCTACAATACGAAAACCAAGCAGGCTATAGCTTTCAATGCAAGGACAGAGGAAAGTGAAGGAGTAATCACAGCACAGAAAACCAAGAAGTATAATGATTCCGTTTTTGCCATGAGGAATGCGGATTATACTACAGACGAATATTATATCAAGAAAAAAGATACAGCCGCGGATTACTTTATGCGGGCCTCCAACATCAAGCTGATCAAAACCAAAAATAAATCACAGATTGTTACGGGGCCTATCCAAATGTATATAGAAAAGGTTCCTACGCCGCTTATCCTTCCGTTTGCCATTCTTCCGTTTTCAGAGAAGAGAGCAGCAGGTATCCTTATTCCAAGTTTTGGAGAAAGGGAAGATGTCGGTTTTTTCCTCAACGGGTTGGGGTATTACCAGCCGATAGGGGAGCACTTCGACCTTAAAATACTTGCTGATATTTATACTAAAGGAAGCTGGAACCTGAGACCGCAGATGAATTATCTGAAGAAATACCGCTATTCCGGAACATTTACAGCAGATGTGGGAACAATGGTAAGAGGAATTAAAGGATTGGATGATTATACGAAAAACAGTACCTACAGAATTGCATGGACACACACACAGGATACCAAGGCAAATCCTTTCCTGACTTTCAGTGCTTCTGTGGATGTCGTAAGTACTAAATTTTATAACAACCCACTTAACAATAACTATATTTTCAACCAGAACGTTCTGAATACGCAGCAGAGTTCAGCGGTAACGGTTACGAAAAGATTCTTAAAGCTGCCTGCAACGATTACGGGAACAGCATCATACTCTCAGAATTTTGCGACCGGGCTTGCGGATCTTCGTCTTCCTCAATTGAATGTGGCAATCAACCAGTTCTATCTGTTTAAATCGAAAACGGGAGTAAGACAGGGACTTCTTGAAAACATTACAGTGAATACAGGCTTTAACCTGACCAACTTTGTAACGACACAGGAAAATGAGCTTTTTACAAAAGCAATGTGGGACAAGATGCAAACAGGACTTAAAAATAATATTGCCCTGGGAACCAATACAACGGTAGCCAAATATTTTACATTCAGTTTAAACGCAACTGTAGACAACGCTTTAACTACTAAAACTCTAAAGAAATATTACGATCCTGTGAAAAATGCAGATGTAGATGAAATCCAGAAAAACATTGCAGGATATTCTACGTTCTCAACATCTGCCAGTCTCCAGACGACCCTTTACGGGATGCTGAAATTTAAAAAAGGCTCTGCGGTAGAAGCGGTAAGACACATGATGACGCCAAGTCTTAGCTTCACTTATTCACCGGACTTCTCGAGTCCCGGGTTTGGATATTACAGAAATTATTATAACGCAGAAGGAGCGCTGACCCCTTATTCTATTTTTGAAAAAGGAATTGTAGGAAGCCCGTCAAGCGGTGTGGTAGGAGCACTAGGTTTTAATATCGGGAACAATATTGAAATGAAGGTAAAATCCAAAAGTGATTCTACCGGCGTAAAGAAAATAAAGATTTTCGAATCTCTTAACCTTTCAGGGAATTATAATTTCGCAGCCAAGGACCATCCGTGGTCTGTGTTCAGCATCAATGGACAGTCTTCTTTCTTTAATAATAAATTAAACGTTAATACCAGCCTTTCACTGGAACCTTATAAAATTGTTTTTGAGCCGGGTGCCACACAGGGAATAAGAACGGAACAATTTGGGCATTTCAGTGTACAGGGATTCAATGTACAGTTATCCTATCCTTTAAGCAGCGAGCTCTTTGGCGAAAAAACAGACTATGCTAAAAAATATCCTTCAAAAGGAGAAATAAGGAATGAAAATTATTATTTTGATGATGATAATTATGCTCATTTCGACCAGGCATGGACTTTAAATATCAATGCCAACTATGCGTATTCAAAAGGGCTGTCTGCATTGGGTACCAAGATTGCTTCCATAGGTCTGGATGGCAGTATTAAACTTACTCCGTACTGGAATATCAACGGAAGCACGCATTTTGACCTGGTAACGAAAGATCTTGCCTACACAAGAATCGGGTTCTCCAGAGATCAGCGAAGCTTCACGATCAATTTCAACTGGGTGCCTTTCGGGCAGTATAAGGTGTATGACTTCTTTATCGGTATCAAAGCCAACATTTTAAGCGATGCGCTGAAATACAAGGACAGAAGTTTTACCCAGCCGGGTGCACCTTTCTAA
- a CDS encoding N-acetylmuramoyl-L-alanine amidase: MYKQKFKIILSFLSILSSILIFSQKKFTIVLDAGHGGSDHGANRTYADIGRVAEKDVTLAVTLKVGAMLEKNRDFKVIYTRKYDEYPSLSDRTNLANRSKADLFVSIHCNSSQRPTAYGTETYVQGPNQNDENLEVAKRENDVIFLDEKDRQTFGSYNPSSPESLIALKLQQNKYLESSLLLGGLVEDNFVNKDKRFSRGVFQKNLHVLRMNAMPSVLIETGFINHPEESHYLASEKGQNEISESIYNAIIDYKKAIDRKTGGSSIATRKPEPEKPAESPLKNDFRILLLSSPTKYNDGDPALKGLNYILPIKDNGQYKYYYGVTNMASIKDINLKTAKDAGFRNAYAVGFMPNQKLLTGYYTIEVYTGEKLNGNSFILQTLKDVERNKDSGVFYYTYGKVYTLEDAVKLQKDLESKGIKNTVIQKVFK, translated from the coding sequence ATGTACAAACAAAAATTTAAAATAATTTTATCATTTCTCTCCATCCTTTCCAGCATTTTAATTTTTTCGCAAAAGAAATTTACAATCGTTTTGGATGCTGGGCATGGGGGAAGTGATCACGGAGCGAACAGAACTTATGCGGACATCGGAAGAGTTGCCGAAAAAGATGTTACGCTTGCCGTTACTTTAAAAGTAGGGGCAATGTTGGAAAAAAACAGAGATTTCAAAGTTATATATACCCGTAAGTACGACGAATATCCTTCCCTTTCGGACAGAACCAATCTGGCCAACAGGAGCAAAGCTGATCTTTTTGTCTCTATTCACTGTAATTCTTCACAAAGACCTACGGCTTACGGAACTGAAACCTATGTACAGGGACCTAACCAGAATGACGAGAATCTTGAAGTAGCGAAAAGAGAGAACGATGTGATCTTTCTGGATGAAAAAGACAGGCAGACCTTTGGTTCTTATAACCCAAGCTCTCCGGAATCTCTCATAGCCCTGAAACTGCAGCAGAACAAATATCTGGAATCCAGTCTACTGCTTGGCGGGCTGGTAGAAGATAATTTTGTTAATAAGGATAAAAGATTTTCAAGGGGAGTATTTCAGAAGAACCTTCACGTATTACGTATGAATGCAATGCCATCTGTACTTATCGAAACAGGATTCATCAATCATCCTGAGGAGAGCCATTACCTGGCCTCAGAAAAGGGACAGAATGAAATTTCGGAAAGTATTTATAATGCAATTATCGATTATAAGAAAGCAATTGACCGAAAAACCGGAGGATCTTCTATTGCTACCAGAAAACCGGAACCTGAAAAACCGGCTGAATCTCCTTTAAAAAATGATTTCAGAATATTACTATTGAGCTCCCCTACTAAATATAATGACGGAGATCCTGCTTTAAAGGGTTTAAATTACATTCTTCCTATCAAAGACAACGGCCAGTACAAATATTACTACGGAGTAACCAATATGGCTTCTATCAAGGATATTAATCTTAAAACAGCTAAAGATGCTGGATTCAGGAATGCTTATGCAGTAGGATTTATGCCGAATCAGAAACTGCTGACAGGTTATTATACCATAGAGGTTTATACGGGCGAAAAACTGAATGGCAATTCGTTTATTCTTCAGACATTGAAAGATGTGGAAAGAAATAAAGACAGTGGAGTGTTCTATTACACGTATGGTAAAGTATATACTTTGGAAGATGCTGTGAAGCTTCAAAAAGACCTTGAATCCAAAGGAATCAAGAATACCGTTATCCAAAAAGTTTTTAAATAA
- the rpsT gene encoding 30S ribosomal protein S20 codes for MANHKSALKRIRQNEVRKVRNRYYHKTARTALKVLRNEENKAAATEQLPKVIALLDKLAKKNIIHKNKAANLKSKLTKHVNKLA; via the coding sequence ATGGCAAATCATAAATCAGCATTAAAGAGAATTAGACAAAACGAAGTTAGAAAAGTTCGTAACAGATATTATCACAAGACTGCAAGAACTGCTCTTAAAGTTTTGAGAAATGAAGAAAACAAAGCTGCTGCTACAGAGCAACTGCCAAAAGTTATCGCTTTATTGGATAAATTAGCTAAGAAAAACATTATCCACAAGAACAAAGCGGCTAACTTGAAAAGCAAATTAACAAAGCACGTTAATAAATTAGCGTAA
- a CDS encoding Crp/Fnr family transcriptional regulator, whose amino-acid sequence MQKLTDTISKHVTLTKEEQVLFGTLWSEKILEKGDYLLRNGEICRTDNYIVSGTLKAFCINANTGNEEILYFAIDEWWATDMESFRKQEPSIYNIQALEKTEILQINFHAFQNMLKQIPSLERYFRIILESYLGALQKRLIYSHIYNAEYRYLDFLQHYPRIAAKIPQYLIASYLGISPEFLSRIRKKNKIH is encoded by the coding sequence TTGCAAAAATTAACTGATACCATTTCAAAGCACGTTACACTTACCAAAGAGGAACAGGTGCTTTTCGGCACTTTATGGTCAGAAAAGATTTTGGAAAAAGGTGATTACTTGCTTAGAAACGGGGAAATCTGCCGCACGGATAATTACATCGTCTCCGGAACGCTGAAGGCATTCTGTATTAATGCCAATACCGGCAATGAGGAAATTCTGTATTTTGCCATTGATGAATGGTGGGCAACGGATATGGAGAGTTTCCGTAAACAGGAGCCTTCCATATACAATATCCAGGCTTTGGAGAAAACGGAAATTTTACAGATCAATTTTCATGCTTTCCAAAATATGCTGAAGCAAATTCCTTCCCTTGAAAGGTACTTCCGTATTATTTTAGAGAGCTATCTTGGAGCTTTGCAGAAAAGATTAATCTACTCACATATTTATAATGCAGAATACCGCTACCTGGATTTTTTGCAGCACTATCCACGAATTGCAGCCAAAATACCACAGTATCTCATTGCCTCGTATCTGGGCATCTCACCAGAATTTCTGAGCAGGATCCGGAAGAAAAATAAAATCCATTGA
- a CDS encoding FMN-dependent NADH-azoreductase, with the protein MNKLLIINTSIRNERSYSRKLTQLFVDNWRGKHPHDHFTFRETGLETIKPVNEKWIAGAFSQPETRTEEDQHALQLSNELVKELKENDIYVIGTPMYNWSVPSGLKAYIDQVMRINETWKFRSGKPDGDYVGLLENKKLFILSSRGDTGYGEGEKNEHMNFQTTYLKFIFGIMGVKDVTVISLDNEEFGGEIFEKSKQEIFRAINAIE; encoded by the coding sequence ATGAACAAGCTACTTATCATTAATACAAGCATCAGAAATGAAAGATCATACAGCAGAAAACTGACACAATTATTTGTTGACAACTGGAGAGGTAAACATCCTCACGATCATTTCACCTTCAGAGAAACGGGACTGGAAACTATTAAGCCTGTTAATGAGAAATGGATCGCCGGAGCATTTTCACAACCTGAAACCCGGACTGAAGAGGATCAGCATGCCTTACAACTGAGCAATGAACTGGTTAAGGAACTAAAGGAAAATGATATTTATGTCATTGGAACTCCTATGTACAACTGGTCTGTTCCAAGCGGATTAAAAGCGTATATAGATCAGGTAATGAGAATCAATGAAACCTGGAAATTCCGTTCAGGAAAACCTGATGGAGATTACGTCGGACTGCTTGAAAATAAGAAACTCTTCATTCTTTCGAGCAGAGGTGATACAGGTTACGGCGAAGGTGAGAAAAATGAGCATATGAATTTCCAGACAACTTATTTAAAGTTTATTTTCGGAATCATGGGAGTTAAAGATGTTACTGTAATTTCACTGGATAACGAAGAGTTTGGAGGAGAAATATTTGAAAAATCAAAACAGGAAATCTTCCGGGCTATCAACGCTATTGAATAA
- a CDS encoding FadR/GntR family transcriptional regulator: MQIQRRTLAQEVAERLIQGIINDEYPIGEKLPIEPELMKIYGVGRSSIREAIKILSIKGVLNVQQGVGTFVTSKNVQESLETKIDKAEIEEVYEVRSVLDSKIAAKAAIHRSDKDLKTMKMYLDLREKLAGENQALECYQADINFHISIAEACGNALLKEIYKITSKHILRTFESSHNNNTDSFKISQKIHTDLYQCIENKDPESAARIAQLIVDKVY; the protein is encoded by the coding sequence ATGCAAATTCAAAGAAGAACATTAGCCCAGGAAGTTGCGGAACGATTGATTCAAGGAATAATCAACGATGAGTATCCCATTGGTGAAAAGCTCCCGATTGAACCGGAACTGATGAAAATTTACGGTGTAGGGCGTTCCAGCATCCGTGAAGCCATAAAAATATTATCTATAAAAGGGGTGCTGAATGTTCAGCAAGGTGTGGGAACGTTCGTAACTTCTAAGAATGTGCAGGAATCATTAGAAACCAAGATCGACAAAGCTGAAATAGAAGAAGTATATGAAGTACGTTCTGTTCTGGATTCCAAGATTGCAGCAAAAGCAGCCATTCATCGCAGCGACAAAGATTTAAAAACAATGAAAATGTATCTGGATCTCCGGGAAAAGCTTGCTGGAGAAAACCAGGCACTGGAATGCTATCAGGCTGATATTAATTTTCACATATCTATTGCTGAAGCTTGTGGCAACGCATTGCTGAAAGAAATATATAAAATAACAAGCAAGCATATCCTCAGAACTTTTGAGAGCAGTCACAACAACAATACAGACTCTTTCAAAATTTCACAAAAAATACATACAGATCTTTATCAATGTATTGAAAATAAGGATCCCGAAAGTGCAGCCCGTATTGCTCAGCTCATTGTAGATAAAGTATATTAA